The following proteins come from a genomic window of Nostoc sp. TCL26-01:
- a CDS encoding CopG family transcriptional regulator — MAKKVTITLDDEILAFIDRQAALAGDTPNRSGYVNAVLAEHRRAILEAEMIAALKEDNENPEYQAEIADWDTIVGDGIE, encoded by the coding sequence TTGGCTAAAAAAGTTACTATTACCCTTGATGATGAGATTCTAGCTTTTATCGACCGACAGGCTGCGTTAGCTGGAGATACTCCCAACCGCAGTGGCTATGTCAATGCTGTTTTAGCAGAACATCGTCGCGCGATTTTAGAAGCAGAAATGATTGCAGCACTCAAAGAAGATAATGAAAATCCTGAATATCAAGCAGAAATAGCAGATTGGGATACCATTGTGGGAGATGGTATTGAATAA
- the brnA gene encoding type II toxin-antitoxin system BrnA family antitoxin — MKAEEFDEKFDSGEDITSYLDLSTIRRPGYEQRRVNVDFPLWVIEALDKEAERIGVTRQSIIKVWIAERLEQHSQVKNL, encoded by the coding sequence ATGAAGGCTGAAGAATTTGATGAAAAATTTGACTCTGGAGAGGATATTACCTCTTACTTAGACCTTTCTACAATTCGTCGTCCTGGCTACGAGCAGCGACGAGTAAATGTTGATTTTCCCTTATGGGTAATTGAAGCGCTTGATAAGGAAGCAGAGCGAATTGGTGTAACCCGACAATCAATTATAAAAGTATGGATTGCCGAGCGACTTGAACAGCATAGTCAAGTCAAAAATCTCTGA
- a CDS encoding BrnT family toxin, translating into MSIDISHNKTYLTLSTDPKAIDEPRFLVIGLINGKHWSAVITYREERVRIISVRRARDEEVKIYEG; encoded by the coding sequence TTGTCGATAGACATCTCCCACAACAAAACCTACCTTACACTATCCACAGATCCCAAAGCCATTGATGAACCAAGGTTTCTCGTAATTGGACTAATAAATGGGAAGCATTGGTCTGCCGTCATCACATACAGAGAAGAGCGGGTGCGAATCATATCAGTCAGGCGAGCAAGAGATGAAGAGGTAAAAATATATGAAGGCTGA
- a CDS encoding bifunctional transcriptional activator/DNA repair enzyme AdaA codes for MSIHNTEDYNRIAQAIAFMRQNHQSQPDLATVAQHIGLSEYHFQRLFTQWAGISPKRFLQYLNVEYAKSKITQTKNLLDLTLDVGLSSPGRLHDLFVNLEAMSPGEFKAGGAGLQIRYGIHETPFGKSLIATTMRGVCNLYFLDGDEHLSEQTLQLEWKNAQIIRDQQATQLLSEQIFYSVSLSTEKPLTLLVKGTNFQMQVWRSLLKIPVGGIITYQTVAEMIGRPTAVRAVGNAVGKNPISYLIPCHRVIRESGELGGYRWGLERKIAILGWETSDGVA; via the coding sequence GTGAGTATCCATAACACTGAAGACTATAATCGGATTGCTCAGGCGATCGCCTTCATGCGGCAAAATCACCAGAGTCAGCCTGATTTAGCAACGGTAGCACAACATATAGGACTGAGTGAATATCATTTTCAACGATTATTTACTCAATGGGCAGGTATTAGCCCGAAGCGTTTTTTGCAATATCTCAATGTTGAGTATGCCAAGTCTAAAATTACGCAGACGAAAAATCTTCTAGACTTGACTCTGGATGTAGGTTTATCGAGTCCAGGACGATTGCATGATTTATTTGTAAATTTAGAAGCCATGTCTCCAGGAGAGTTCAAAGCAGGTGGAGCAGGTTTGCAAATTCGCTATGGTATTCACGAAACCCCGTTTGGTAAATCTCTGATTGCAACAACTATGCGTGGCGTTTGTAATCTCTACTTTTTGGATGGGGATGAGCATCTGTCTGAGCAAACACTCCAGTTAGAATGGAAAAACGCACAGATCATTCGTGATCAACAAGCGACTCAGTTATTATCTGAGCAGATTTTTTATTCAGTCAGCTTAAGCACAGAGAAACCGTTAACACTCTTGGTTAAAGGTACTAACTTTCAGATGCAAGTGTGGCGATCGCTGTTAAAAATTCCCGTTGGTGGTATTATTACTTATCAGACGGTAGCAGAAATGATTGGTCGTCCAACAGCAGTGAGAGCTGTGGGTAATGCTGTTGGTAAAAATCCCATCAGTTATTTAATTCCTTGCCATCGCGTGATTCGGGAGTCAGGGGAACTTGGGGGTTATCGATGGGGACTAGAGCGTAAGATTGCTATTTTGGGCTGGGAAACAAGTGATGGAGTTGCGTGA
- a CDS encoding GNAT family N-acetyltransferase, translated as MSETSWTLTIQTERLILRPQMPSDYEVWYAGFSGRLPKQHQYDDGLVSLAHCDRQWFTDLCQRHQQQALSDQIFVLGIFSRQTNQHLGNIDLSTIRRREYQWAILGYEIHNQYWQKGFGKEAVRSALIAGFETLGYHRIEAAINLDNQPSIALAESVGMQKECIRRGFLYENEQWVDHLIYVALPPNLGLVEQPPVKDLSQENT; from the coding sequence ATGAGTGAAACTTCCTGGACATTGACAATTCAGACTGAACGATTGATCCTGCGTCCTCAAATGCCAAGTGATTACGAAGTTTGGTATGCCGGCTTTTCGGGAAGATTACCCAAACAACATCAATATGATGATGGATTGGTTAGTTTAGCTCATTGCGATCGCCAGTGGTTTACAGATTTGTGTCAGCGTCATCAACAGCAAGCGTTAAGCGATCAGATTTTTGTCTTGGGAATTTTCTCACGCCAAACTAATCAGCACTTGGGAAACATCGACTTATCAACAATTCGTCGCCGTGAATATCAGTGGGCAATTTTAGGCTACGAAATTCATAATCAATATTGGCAAAAAGGCTTTGGGAAGGAAGCCGTTCGATCTGCCTTGATTGCTGGGTTTGAGACGCTGGGTTATCATCGCATTGAAGCCGCTATTAACCTAGATAATCAACCATCAATTGCCCTAGCTGAAAGCGTCGGTATGCAAAAAGAATGTATTCGTCGTGGCTTTCTTTACGAGAACGAGCAATGGGTAGATCATCTCATTTATGTTGCCCTACCTCCCAATCTAGGTTTAGTTGAGCAACCACCAGTAAAAGATTTATCCCAGGAAAATACTTAA
- a CDS encoding TetR/AcrR family transcriptional regulator, whose protein sequence is MVRSGKRDAEVTQQQILDAAEREFARHGLKGARMSAIADGAKVTTATLHYYFENKESLYKSVLQRPVDEVQSKLRQVDFDSLSPEIALEQIIRLAITNEAQNPQRQMLWFQEASQNQGIYFKECNVFNLHEPLVKVLERGIAEGCFRPLNPFLALTHILSVCLFYFTVHENWKHLTPNIERLNPDMIGEHTEAAIAFILAGVKRSP, encoded by the coding sequence GTGGTTCGATCAGGTAAACGAGATGCTGAAGTGACGCAACAGCAAATATTAGACGCAGCAGAGCGAGAATTTGCTCGACATGGGCTAAAGGGTGCGCGGATGAGTGCGATCGCTGATGGTGCTAAAGTGACAACTGCAACACTCCATTACTATTTTGAAAATAAAGAGAGCTTATATAAATCAGTCTTACAACGCCCTGTTGATGAAGTTCAAAGTAAACTGAGGCAAGTTGACTTTGATAGTTTATCCCCCGAAATCGCCCTTGAGCAGATTATTCGTCTTGCTATTACTAACGAAGCGCAAAATCCTCAACGGCAAATGCTGTGGTTTCAGGAAGCTAGCCAAAACCAGGGAATATACTTTAAAGAGTGTAATGTTTTTAACTTACATGAACCTCTAGTAAAAGTTTTAGAGCGAGGTATTGCAGAAGGGTGTTTTCGTCCCCTGAACCCATTTTTGGCATTGACGCATATATTAAGTGTTTGTCTGTTTTACTTCACTGTGCATGAAAACTGGAAACATCTGACACCAAATATTGAGCGCTTAAATCCAGATATGATTGGA
- a CDS encoding orange carotenoid-binding protein — MPFTIDSARSIFPKTLSADAVPAAIARFNQLNAEDQLAWTWFAYLEMGNTITVAAPGAARMQFAEGVLEQIRKMTFEEQTQVMCDLANRTDTPICRTYATWSPNIKLGFWYQLGEWMAQGIVAPIPSGYELSANASAVLQAVRELDQGQQITVLRSAVVDMGFDPNKLGDYTKVAEPVVAPKEASQRTQVTIEGVTNPTVLSYMDNLNANDFGALIGLFAPDGALQPPFQRPIVGRDAVLRFFNEECQNLKLIPERGVSEPAEDGYTQIKVTGKVQTPWFGAAVGMNMAWRFLLNPDGKIFFVAIDLLASPKELLNLVR; from the coding sequence ATGCCATTTACCATTGACTCAGCTCGGAGTATTTTCCCGAAAACACTATCGGCTGATGCAGTACCAGCAGCGATCGCTAGATTTAATCAGCTCAATGCCGAAGACCAACTAGCATGGACATGGTTTGCTTACCTAGAAATGGGTAACACCATCACAGTTGCAGCTCCCGGTGCGGCAAGAATGCAGTTTGCTGAAGGAGTCCTCGAACAAATCCGCAAAATGACTTTTGAAGAGCAGACACAAGTCATGTGTGATTTGGCAAACCGTACAGACACACCAATCTGTCGCACCTATGCAACCTGGTCACCAAATATCAAACTTGGCTTCTGGTATCAGCTAGGAGAATGGATGGCTCAGGGTATTGTTGCTCCTATTCCCTCTGGCTATGAGCTTTCCGCGAACGCCTCAGCAGTACTGCAAGCAGTTAGAGAACTAGATCAAGGTCAACAGATTACAGTTTTACGCAGTGCGGTAGTTGATATGGGATTTGATCCCAACAAATTGGGTGACTATACCAAAGTTGCCGAACCTGTTGTCGCACCTAAAGAAGCATCACAACGTACTCAAGTCACCATCGAAGGTGTAACCAATCCCACCGTGCTAAGTTACATGGACAATCTCAACGCCAACGACTTTGGCGCACTGATTGGTCTATTTGCTCCCGATGGCGCTCTCCAACCTCCTTTCCAAAGACCTATTGTGGGTAGAGATGCTGTATTGCGGTTCTTCAACGAAGAATGCCAAAACCTGAAATTAATCCCCGAACGAGGCGTTTCTGAACCCGCAGAAGATGGTTATACCCAAATCAAAGTTACCGGCAAAGTCCAAACTCCCTGGTTTGGTGCGGCTGTGGGTATGAACATGGCTTGGCGCTTCTTGCTCAATCCCGATGGCAAGATTTTCTTTGTCGCCATCGATTTGTTAGCATCTCCTAAAGAACTTTTAAATCTAGTTCGTTAG
- a CDS encoding BrnT family toxin: protein MFTLPLRISLDDRQDYGEDRFIGLGMLDGRVVVVVFTEPDAETIRIISLRKALPYERKRYEQYLKDELGEA, encoded by the coding sequence ATTTTTACTTTACCGCTTCGGATTTCGCTAGATGATCGTCAAGACTACGGCGAAGATAGATTTATCGGACTAGGAATGCTTGATGGACGCGTTGTAGTTGTCGTATTCACAGAACCAGACGCAGAAACAATCCGCATTATTTCACTTCGGAAAGCTTTACCTTATGAACGAAAACGCTATGAACAATACCTCAAAGACGAACTGGGAGAAGCTTGA
- a CDS encoding type II toxin-antitoxin system PemK/MazF family toxin, with product MPNSVLTYRRGEIRWVTLDPTVGAEVQKTRSCLIVQNDVMNQYGSLTIVMPFRPGTKKAPYVVNVKATTNNGLDQNRYIDVAQIRSVDHSRILGLIGILEDEYWEKIRAALDIVLNFE from the coding sequence ATGCCAAACAGTGTTTTAACTTATCGACGAGGGGAAATTCGCTGGGTAACACTCGATCCAACTGTGGGTGCAGAAGTTCAAAAAACACGTTCTTGCCTGATAGTGCAGAATGATGTGATGAATCAATATGGTTCTTTAACTATAGTGATGCCATTTCGACCGGGAACGAAAAAAGCTCCTTATGTAGTGAATGTCAAAGCTACAACAAACAATGGTTTAGACCAAAACCGCTATATTGATGTTGCACAAATTCGTAGTGTTGATCATAGTCGAATATTGGGGTTAATAGGAATTTTGGAAGATGAATATTGGGAGAAAATTCGTGCTGCACTAGATATAGTTTTGAATTTTGAATAA
- a CDS encoding CopG family antitoxin, producing the protein MREEYDFSESVPNPYLKNLKKQITIRLEEDVIEYFKTLAEETGIPYQTLINLYLQDCAKSKRRPSLDWA; encoded by the coding sequence ATGAGAGAAGAATATGATTTTTCAGAGTCTGTTCCTAATCCATATCTAAAAAATCTAAAAAAGCAGATTACAATCCGCTTAGAAGAAGACGTAATTGAGTATTTCAAGACTCTGGCAGAAGAAACAGGTATTCCCTATCAAACTTTAATCAATCTCTACTTACAAGATTGTGCCAAGTCTAAGCGTAGACCTTCTTTAGACTGGGCTTAG
- a CDS encoding BrnA antitoxin family protein, whose amino-acid sequence MNNTSKTNWEKLDSLSEEEIDTSDIPPLTEEFFSKSRWWKPVPSLSVLVKINPQTLAWFKSQGEDYQQKMAAALRIYAQAHQVKSE is encoded by the coding sequence ATGAACAATACCTCAAAGACGAACTGGGAGAAGCTTGATTCCTTGTCAGAAGAAGAGATTGATACATCGGATATTCCACCTTTGACGGAGGAGTTTTTTAGCAAGTCTCGCTGGTGGAAGCCTGTTCCATCATTGAGTGTTCTTGTCAAGATAAACCCTCAAACATTAGCTTGGTTTAAGTCTCAGGGTGAAGATTATCAACAGAAAATGGCTGCTGCATTGCGGATATATGCACAAGCTCACCAAGTAAAATCAGAATGA
- a CDS encoding NB-ARC domain-containing protein: MIQQKARRNRGVILTLNGWKKFRDAKAQAESDENGGDSFSLEELSDRTRLALHTISRILARLEPVDKSSLQYAFDAFGLELCKSDYTRTTSTLEVLETRQANPQYDWAEAPDVSVFFGRSPELLQLQQWILEEQCRLVGLIGIGGIGKSTLAVKLGLQIHSEFEVVVWRSLQNAPPVEEQITNILQSFLSALQKEIAIAESFDSKLAKLMECLQSNRCLLILDNVETILAGGQAGQCRAGYEGYGQLLKRVGEVPHKSCVLFTSREKPREMVALEGERTGVKSLALKGLNPTEGQELFQQKGQFTGTEQQWQELIEHYGGNPLALKIVAAGTQELFDGRIAPVLEYVERGILIFEDIGDLLERQFYQLSPVETEVMYWLTINREPVFLSELVTDIVTSSSQRLVPSAIKSLLQRSLIEKSGEHFFLQPVVMEYTTQRLVKQVCQQLVGEKSIRLGLFQTHALIKATSKDYIRETQKQLIVQPLLEQLLIELGSQQKLVILLQDILEQQRHQAAILTGYAGGNVLNLLKHLQVNLQGYDFSNLSMRQAYLQGVNLAGVNFQNTTFDQSVFAKSLKSIFSLALSPDGKLLATGDMDGQIHLWQVADGKNLLMFKGHKNWVWTVAFSPDGQILASGGHDGLVKLWNTQTGDCLKILDQHTGIVYSVTFSPDGQTLASGSVDTSIRLWDVRLGKCLKVLHGHNSGVWSVSFSPDGSILASGSDDCDIRLWDVSEGICIKKLLGHDSSVLSVCFSPDSKTLASSSSDNSIRLWDVSKGTYIKTFQGHKNEVRSVCFSSDGQTIATGSFDSTVRLWDVQQGTCIKIFHGHTSDVFSVTFSSDGQTIVSVAQDSSVRFWNVSKGLCVRTLQGHHSGVHPVSFNSNDCMLATGSLDGLVQLWDVASGYCTRVLQSHTDWVWSVCFSPDGSILASGSHDKSIKLWDVISGHCITTLYGHSGGVTSVSFSPDGQTLASASRDKSVKLWDIHKHKCVKTLEDHTGDIWSVSFSPDGNILATGSGDCLVKLWDVGEGKFIKTLPGHTDQVWSLSFSPNGKMLASVSVDGSIRLWDTSNFTCVKVLQGHTSTVWSVSFSPDGSILASASSDQTIRLWDINNFTCLKQLHTHSSGVCSVCFNSVGNILVHTSPDTGIKLWDMETIECIKTLKVDRLYEGMNIRGVAGLTAAQRSALLALGAVEGVGK, translated from the coding sequence ATGATACAGCAAAAAGCTCGACGCAATCGGGGTGTAATCTTGACCCTCAACGGCTGGAAGAAATTTCGAGATGCCAAAGCTCAAGCCGAATCTGATGAGAATGGTGGAGATAGCTTTTCTTTAGAAGAACTAAGCGATCGCACCCGTTTAGCTCTACACACTATATCTAGAATATTGGCACGCTTGGAACCTGTAGATAAAAGTTCCTTGCAGTACGCCTTCGATGCCTTTGGGTTGGAGTTGTGTAAAAGCGATTATACCCGGACAACCTCGACCTTAGAGGTACTAGAAACTCGACAAGCAAACCCCCAGTATGATTGGGCAGAAGCACCGGATGTATCTGTGTTTTTTGGTCGCAGTCCAGAATTATTGCAGCTACAACAGTGGATATTAGAGGAACAGTGTCGGTTAGTTGGACTCATAGGAATTGGTGGTATTGGCAAAAGCACTTTAGCGGTGAAGTTAGGACTACAAATTCACAGCGAATTTGAGGTAGTGGTGTGGCGCAGCCTGCAAAATGCACCGCCAGTAGAGGAGCAAATCACCAACATCCTGCAATCTTTCCTGTCGGCGTTGCAAAAGGAGATAGCGATCGCCGAAAGTTTTGATAGCAAACTAGCAAAGCTGATGGAATGTTTGCAATCAAACCGATGTCTGCTGATTTTAGATAATGTTGAGACAATTCTCGCTGGTGGTCAAGCAGGGCAATGTCGTGCTGGGTACGAGGGATATGGTCAATTACTCAAGCGCGTTGGCGAAGTACCACATAAAAGTTGTGTTCTCTTCACTTCCAGAGAAAAACCCAGAGAAATGGTAGCGTTAGAAGGAGAGAGAACAGGAGTAAAATCTCTAGCATTAAAGGGGTTAAATCCTACCGAAGGACAAGAGCTATTTCAACAAAAAGGACAATTCACGGGTACAGAACAACAATGGCAAGAACTCATTGAGCATTACGGGGGAAATCCTTTAGCGCTCAAGATAGTAGCAGCAGGAACTCAAGAGCTTTTCGACGGTAGAATTGCGCCGGTTTTAGAGTATGTGGAACGCGGGATACTAATTTTTGAGGACATTGGTGACTTGTTAGAACGGCAGTTCTACCAATTGTCACCAGTAGAAACAGAAGTAATGTATTGGCTGACAATTAATCGAGAGCCAGTATTTCTTAGCGAGTTAGTTACTGATATAGTGACATCTTCTTCCCAGCGTCTCGTACCTTCAGCAATTAAATCTTTATTGCAAAGGTCATTAATTGAAAAAAGCGGCGAACATTTCTTCCTGCAACCAGTCGTGATGGAATATACTACCCAGCGATTGGTTAAACAAGTTTGTCAACAATTAGTAGGGGAAAAGTCTATCCGTTTAGGCTTATTCCAAACTCATGCTTTAATCAAAGCAACAAGCAAAGACTACATCAGGGAGACACAAAAGCAATTAATTGTCCAACCCCTGCTTGAGCAATTGTTAATAGAGTTAGGCAGTCAACAAAAATTGGTAATTTTGTTGCAGGATATATTAGAGCAGCAAAGACATCAAGCTGCAATCTTAACTGGCTATGCTGGGGGCAATGTCCTCAATTTGTTAAAGCATTTGCAAGTAAATTTACAGGGGTATGACTTCTCAAATTTGAGCATGAGGCAAGCGTACTTACAAGGTGTAAATTTAGCTGGAGTTAATTTTCAAAATACTACTTTTGATCAGTCTGTATTTGCTAAAAGCTTAAAGAGTATTTTTTCACTTGCCTTGAGTCCAGATGGAAAACTGTTGGCTACGGGTGATATGGATGGACAAATTCATTTGTGGCAAGTGGCAGATGGAAAAAACTTGTTGATGTTTAAGGGACATAAGAATTGGGTTTGGACGGTTGCTTTTAGTCCAGATGGGCAAATCCTGGCAAGTGGTGGTCATGATGGACTTGTCAAATTGTGGAATACACAAACGGGAGATTGCTTAAAAATTTTAGATCAACACACAGGTATTGTTTACTCTGTCACTTTTAGTCCGGATGGCCAAACTCTCGCAAGTGGTAGTGTAGACACTTCTATTCGGTTGTGGGATGTCCGTCTAGGTAAGTGTCTCAAAGTATTGCATGGTCATAATAGTGGGGTATGGTCAGTTAGCTTTAGTCCTGATGGTTCTATCCTGGCAAGTGGTAGTGATGATTGCGATATTCGCTTGTGGGATGTCAGTGAAGGTATTTGTATAAAAAAATTGCTAGGTCATGATAGTAGCGTATTATCGGTTTGCTTCAGTCCAGATAGTAAAACTCTAGCCAGTAGCAGTAGTGACAACTCTATTCGATTATGGGATGTGAGTAAAGGTACTTATATCAAAACATTTCAAGGCCATAAAAATGAAGTACGGTCAGTTTGCTTTAGTTCAGATGGCCAAACCATAGCCACAGGTAGTTTTGACTCCACTGTGAGGTTGTGGGATGTCCAGCAAGGTACGTGCATTAAAATTTTTCACGGACATACCAGTGACGTGTTCTCAGTCACTTTTAGTTCAGATGGTCAAACCATAGTTAGTGTTGCTCAAGATTCCAGCGTGCGTTTTTGGAATGTAAGTAAAGGTTTGTGCGTGAGAACTTTACAGGGTCATCATAGCGGGGTACATCCGGTCAGCTTTAACTCTAATGATTGTATGTTGGCAACAGGTAGTTTAGATGGTTTAGTTCAGCTATGGGATGTTGCGTCTGGATACTGTACTAGAGTTTTGCAAAGTCACACAGATTGGGTATGGTCAGTTTGCTTTAGTCCTGACGGTTCTATATTAGCGAGTGGCAGTCATGACAAAAGCATTAAGTTGTGGGATGTTATTTCCGGTCATTGTATTACAACTTTATACGGTCATAGCGGTGGAGTAACATCAGTTAGCTTTAGTCCTGATGGTCAAACCTTGGCTAGTGCTAGTAGAGACAAGAGCGTGAAATTGTGGGATATTCACAAGCATAAATGTGTAAAAACATTAGAAGATCATACAGGTGACATCTGGTCAGTTAGCTTTAGTCCTGATGGCAACATTTTAGCTACAGGTAGTGGGGATTGCTTGGTTAAGTTGTGGGATGTGGGTGAAGGGAAATTTATCAAAACTTTGCCAGGTCACACTGATCAAGTCTGGTCATTGAGTTTTAGCCCTAATGGTAAAATGCTGGCTAGTGTTAGTGTTGATGGCTCAATTCGATTGTGGGATACCAGTAACTTTACTTGCGTAAAAGTGTTGCAAGGACATACTTCTACTGTATGGTCAGTCAGTTTTAGCCCTGATGGTTCCATCTTGGCATCCGCCAGTTCTGACCAAACAATTCGCCTATGGGATATCAATAACTTTACCTGTTTAAAACAGTTGCATACTCATAGTAGTGGAGTATGTTCTGTTTGCTTTAATTCTGTTGGTAATATTTTGGTTCATACTAGTCCAGATACGGGAATTAAGCTTTGGGATATGGAAACTATTGAGTGCATTAAAACCCTGAAGGTAGATCGCCTTTATGAAGGGATGAACATTAGGGGAGTGGCTGGGTTAACAGCAGCGCAGCGATCGGCACTTTTGGCGTTGGGAGCGGTGGAAGGTGTGGGAAAATAA
- a CDS encoding Rieske 2Fe-2S domain-containing protein, with protein MKQLQGSPWLLAHRSMLKPNQPKKISLLGKDYVFWQDEHGAINALPNACPHMGAMLSEGWCVTKSDGSSAIACPFHALEFDHSGCTVLPGSQKPTKSLIQPLELIVQEDFIWSYGGYQPQIPIPTLMNEIAAEYQFIGVTGERSLPTDILSLLLNMHDYNHQNGTHRELFEIEQVQVKQFIDDGLHSHAYLSQPRKRPTWRDILKNPGQLAMPKVLEAHLENFFPFMGLMHGENQLLSLKECHFYLPEAEYQSRVFVLMYMKAYSPIAHLIKGNLLKLIDVVIEQDAKILGKIYPNTPQQIKLNNEVGMNWVRRNFASFPAVMHPNLSR; from the coding sequence ATGAAGCAATTACAAGGCTCGCCGTGGCTTTTGGCACATCGTTCCATGCTCAAACCCAATCAGCCCAAAAAAATTTCTTTACTAGGCAAAGATTACGTATTTTGGCAAGACGAGCATGGTGCAATTAATGCCTTACCCAATGCTTGCCCTCACATGGGTGCAATGTTATCTGAAGGATGGTGTGTCACAAAAAGCGATGGTAGTAGTGCGATCGCCTGCCCTTTTCATGCGTTAGAATTCGACCATTCTGGCTGCACAGTGCTACCAGGTTCCCAAAAACCAACCAAATCACTCATCCAACCATTAGAATTAATAGTCCAAGAAGATTTTATTTGGTCTTATGGTGGATATCAACCACAAATTCCCATACCCACCCTGATGAACGAGATTGCAGCCGAGTACCAGTTTATCGGCGTTACAGGAGAACGTAGCCTTCCTACAGATATTCTGAGTCTACTGCTCAATATGCACGACTACAACCATCAAAATGGCACACATCGAGAATTATTTGAGATTGAACAAGTACAAGTAAAGCAATTTATTGACGACGGTTTACATTCCCATGCTTACTTGTCACAGCCCAGAAAACGACCGACATGGCGAGATATTCTCAAAAATCCCGGTCAGCTAGCAATGCCAAAAGTATTAGAAGCACATCTAGAAAACTTTTTCCCCTTCATGGGATTAATGCACGGTGAGAATCAACTCTTGAGCTTGAAAGAATGCCATTTTTATCTACCAGAAGCAGAGTATCAATCCCGTGTATTTGTCTTAATGTATATGAAAGCCTATTCTCCTATTGCCCACCTAATCAAAGGTAATCTACTGAAGTTGATTGATGTAGTCATAGAGCAAGATGCCAAAATTCTAGGAAAAATTTACCCCAACACACCTCAGCAAATAAAGTTGAACAATGAAGTAGGGATGAATTGGGTACGACGCAACTTTGCCAGCTTTCCCGCCGTTATGCACCCAAATTTATCTCGATAG
- a CDS encoding type II toxin-antitoxin system VapC family toxin — protein sequence MKPKVYIETSIPSFYYEVRTEPDMVARREWTREWWNNANNNYELVTSVAVLDELNRGNFPRKKEAIELISGLSFVPIESVIAEIVEVYIQQHLMPSDPLGDALHLALASYHKCDFLLTWNCRHLANANKFGHIRRLNVMLGLYVPTLVTPLELIGAQDDEEG from the coding sequence ATGAAGCCAAAAGTTTACATTGAAACATCTATTCCCAGTTTTTATTACGAGGTACGTACTGAGCCTGATATGGTAGCACGGCGAGAGTGGACACGGGAATGGTGGAACAATGCAAATAATAACTATGAGCTAGTTACTAGCGTTGCAGTGCTGGATGAACTCAATCGCGGTAACTTTCCCAGAAAAAAGGAAGCAATAGAACTGATTAGTGGCTTGTCATTTGTTCCGATTGAAAGTGTAATTGCTGAAATTGTTGAAGTGTATATTCAGCAACATCTCATGCCTAGTGATCCTCTCGGAGATGCACTACATCTTGCGCTGGCTTCGTACCATAAATGTGATTTTCTGTTGACTTGGAATTGTCGCCACTTGGCAAATGCTAACAAGTTTGGGCATATCCGACGGCTGAACGTTATGCTGGGTTTATACGTTCCCACGTTAGTCACGCCATTAGAGTTAATCGGAGCGCAAGATGACGAAGAAGGATGA